The sequence CTGAAGTGCGCTACCAAGCGGTCATAAATGCGCCCTGTAATATCAATACTGGTGCTACGGCGATAGGAAATAAAGATAGATTTAGCACGGGTCATAGACGTTAGCTACCGAAATGTAGATTGCACACCTGATAGCTAGGATGATTGATTTCAGGCAAAAGATTCTCTACGGGCGTGCATTATTCAATTCCTTACATAATTAGCCCTAAAACATGAATTTTTAACGGGCGCTCAAGGGGTCTCACCCCTATCGACAGTAGCGATGAAAGACTCTACGTCTCACTATTTTTTGTGCAGTTTAGAGAGTGCTTGAAGACGTATCGGTTGTAACTTTAATCACCTAGGAATTCTCTCTACCCCTAAAAGGGGGTGTTCAGGCTCAAAGCTGCCCTTTCCAGGGTGAGATTCAGGAAATTTCAACCTTTTACTCAGTAGAGCAGGACTTTACACCAACCTAGTTATGCTAATTCCGGCTGGGCTACTTCTTTGTGTGACTGAGCAAGGGTTATTGCCTGTGCCGTTTAGCCGTTGGGAGCCGGGGTGGGCCTCTTGCATCTGTATTGAGTGCCAAATAGATATCTAGTCTCTGCTATCTGTCTCCTGCAAGAAACTGGTCAAGGCAACCTATTCCTATGGATGCAAAATAAACCTGCTCCTTTTAGGAGAGCTAGGTTTGTGTCGATTTTGTTAACGTCTACGTAGCTTGACTAATCGTAATAACGTTTCGTTCTGATTTTGGGAGACAACCAACTATGAAAGCTGCACAGAAATTTGCGCTTGGTATCGGTTTAGTTTATCTAGCAATTGGCCTTATGGGCTTTATTCCAGCCTTGGTCTCGCAACCTGAGACCCTGCCTGGCTATGTAGAAGAGCTGGGAGTGACCTCGGGCTATGGCTATTTGCTGGGGTTGTTCCCGGTCAATACGCCCCACAACATTATTCACTTGGTGACGGGAGGGCTGGGCATACTGACCTCGATCGCACTCGATAGTTCTCGTCTATTCTCTGGTCAGCTTGGCATCTACTACCTGACCCTGGCGGTGCTGGGTATGGTTCCTGTGGCCAATACCTTTTTTGGTCTGTTCCCAATCTATGGGGTTGACGTGCTTTTGCACGGTTTGACCGGCCTACTGGGGATCTATTTTGGCTTCTTTGCCACCCCGTCGCTGCGTACTCTGTTTCGCCGTGAACTCAAGGAAGATGCTGTCTCAGGCGAGGTGATGGAATAGGGGAATCGCTAGGGGCGATCGCCTGGGTGAGGCTGATGTAGCTGTAGCCAGTCTGGTAAAGACACTTCCTTTAGAAACGTTTGAACGTTCAAACGTTCAAACGTTTCTAAAGTTTTTAAAGGTCGTAACCATAGTGACTATGGCTATATCTACCAGGGCGATCGCTAAGGTAAGTGGGGCTAGCTCCCCTGGTCCACCTCCTCCGAGAGCACCCCAAAGAACTCCATGATCAGTCTCATTACAATAGGTAGGCTATCCCACATTTTGGAGCCTGCCTGTGTCGGTTGACCCTCGCCTAGCTGCGATCGCCTCGTACTTTGCCACTCGCGGCTGGCAGCCCTTGGCCTTTCAGCGCGAAACCTGGGCGGCTTATCTAGCGGGCCTGAGCGGGCTGGTGCAGGTGCCCACCGGGTCGGGCAAAACCTACGCAGCGGTAATGGGGCCGATCGCCGAGCTGGTTGCTCATCCTGCCCCTGGCTTGCAGGTGCTCTACATCACTCCTCTGCGGGCCTTATCGCGAGATATCGAGCAGGCGATCAAGGCTCCCATTGAGGCCATGGGTTGGGAGATTACCGTCGAATCGCGTACTGGAGACACCAGTTCTGCCCGACGGACTAAGCAACTCAAAACAATGCCGCACATTTTAATCACCACGCCAGAGTCGCTGGCGGTGATGTTGTCTTACAAAGACGGTGCTAAGCGCTTTGGTCAGTTGCAGGCTGTCATTCTCGACGAATGGCACGAGTTGATTAGCTCTAAGCGGGGCACCCAGGTCGAGCTGTGTTTAAGCTACCTGCGCAGTCTGCGGCCTGCCCTACGCACCTGGGCGCTTTCGGCTACGTTGGGCAACCTTGAAGAAGCTGCTCAAACCGCTGTGGGGTTGGGTGTAGAGCCTGTCATCGTGCGCTCAAACCTACAGCGCGAGACGGTAATTACCAGCATCCGTCCCGAGTCAGTCGATACGTTTCCTTGGGCAGGACACCTGGGACTGCGGATGTTTGAAACCCTGGTAGCGGCGCTAGATATTGAGAAATCGACCCTAATTTTTACCAACACCCGTAACCAGGCCGAGCGCTGGTATCAGGCCCTTGAGTTTGCGTTGCCTGAGCAGGCCGACAAAATTGCCCTGCACCACGGGTCGATCGATCGCTCTGAGCGAGAGGCGATCGAGGCGGGGGTAAAGTCGGGGGATCTAAAGTGGGTGGTGTGCACGTCGTCTTTAGACTTGGGGGTAGATTT is a genomic window of Nodosilinea sp. E11 containing:
- a CDS encoding DUF4383 domain-containing protein, producing MKAAQKFALGIGLVYLAIGLMGFIPALVSQPETLPGYVEELGVTSGYGYLLGLFPVNTPHNIIHLVTGGLGILTSIALDSSRLFSGQLGIYYLTLAVLGMVPVANTFFGLFPIYGVDVLLHGLTGLLGIYFGFFATPSLRTLFRRELKEDAVSGEVME